GTTGTCAGGCAACAAGGCGATGGTTTTGCATAGCACTCTGGGTAATATAGTTCTTCATTAAAACTATCAAATCGGAGACTTAAACCGGATAAAACCTGTATAAATGAAGTATATACAATGATGGGACTCTTgataaaacattataaatatatatttttttttttttaggtttgattTATCATGTTTTAGTTGGTCTTGTGATTTCGCTCCCTCAGTGGTAAagtccaacccccccccccccccacacagcCTAATGGAACAGTCCACTTTAAGTCTTGGAGCGAACCTTCCgaacttttctcattttgtcttcCATCGAAGCTACAAACAAGCCGAGATACTTTTCCAGGTTTCTACACTTCCGTTGAAGTCTATACCACGACGAAAACATGGTAAGAGTAGTTTTAAAGGTTTACGGAGagttttattggaatgtaaGCTTGTAGAGTTATTTCAGGGAAGATGAACCGGTTGTTCATTGTGTCAAAAACGACAGTTTTAACTCCGCAGAAGCATTGCGAAGAAGATTTTAGTTCACTTACTGATTTTTCCTGACGTCTTTAGGCACAAAAATACTTAGTCAgactttattcaataaattattttcgttCAGCTGCACATTAACGGTGAAAATTTGAGCTAAATTACGTTGCACTGCTCCCGAGTAGAAAGAGAACCATAAATATCAATACGgtataaaataattgaaagtaTAACATATAATAAGGAGAAAATTTCGtcatttttaggtttatttgggcttttttttttctgaaaactgctTTAATATTCACCGTTTTTGCCGTTAGTCAGTCTTTGTGcgtttttaaaactgatccaACGTCTCTAACGGTTTTAGTTCCCGCCGTTGATCCAAACGGTCGCGATGTCAGTCACGTGATCAGAGAACCCCTTTGAAAAACGCGGAACTCGGAGAACCCAAATGGATTTCCCTTTaaagttctgctgctgcttgatTACCACCGGTTCCGTCTCCACCGGTATCCATGTTCTGCCTAAGCAACAACTTTGGACCAGCGGACAGAACCGGCTGACTGAGCTGGGGGCGGGTTTATGGAGACCGTTGACCAATCAGAATGTGTTGAGCGCCATGATCGATTGATTGTCGCGCAAGTGGAGGAGGTAAAGGAAAGCTTAGTCGGACTCGGGACCCGCCCTAATAAAAATGATCAtggtttttatgttattttatcatttcaatTTCCCCACTGAAGAACAATAAATCATGATTTTATTCTAGAGAAAGAGGAAATGCAGCCAGGAGCCAATCAGGGTCATGTGTGGCTCCAGGTCATTTCAGGCTGAAATGTCCCAAAGTTAGCTGGCATGGAAAGCACATTTAAGGCCATCTTTGCTAAGaagtcatttgttttgttgcGTTTTCTATGCCACCAGCTTAAGAAATCCCCGTCATCTTCAGAAAATCTGATGAAAAATAGAAATTCTGctgcaaatgaaagaaaaagatggtttatttctgtccctGTTCTAGTAAAGATGAGCAGCTCAACCTTTGTTGCCATGGAAACCACATCATTAGCACACATTAGCTAATTGAAgtattttgcagcatttttagttattttgcgATCATCGTTTAAAAACCAGCTGAAAGCCGTTTTGTTCCACCGGGCTTGTAGGTGGTGATTTTAttgagcttctttttatctccatcttttaactttccctccttcctcctccagcgTGAGTGCATCTCCGTCCACGTGGGCCAGGCCGGCGTCCAGATCGGGAACGCCTGCTGGGAACTCTACTGCCTTGAACACGGGATCCAGCCGGACGGCCAGATGCCGAGCGACGCGACCATCGGAGGAGGAGACGACTCGTTCAACACCTTCTTCAGTGAGACCGGGGCGGGGAAGCACGTCCCCAGAGCCGTCTTTGTGGACCTGGAGCCCACCGTCATCGGTGAGTATAGCATCTTTTTTAGGCCTCAGTCGTAACCGAAGCCACTAAATTGTTGATTAAAACGAGCGTCTCTCCTCAGATGAAGTGCGCACCGGCACCTACAGGCAGCTGTTCCACCCCGAGCAGCTGATCACCGGGAAGGAGGACGCCGCTAACAACTACGCCCGGGGACACTACACCATCGGGAAGGAGATCATCGACCCGGTTCTGGACAGGATCCGCAAACTGGTGGGTAGACGCGTGTCTGAGGACCATGTTAACTGGTTGTGGTGAGCGTGAGCTGAATAATGCAGCTGCCTCTGAAGTGGGCTGAGAAACGTTGTGAAGCCTCCATCTTGGTTCCGTCCTCAGGCGGACCAGTGCACCGGGCTTCAGGGCTTCCTGGTCTTCCACAGCTTCGGTGGAGGAACCGGCTCCGGTTTCACCTCCCTGCTGATGGAGCGCCTGTCCGTGGACTACGGCAAGAAGTCCAAGCTGGAGTTCGCCGTCTACCCGGCGCCTCAGGTGTCTACGGCCGTGGTGGAGCCCTACAACGCCATCCTCACCACCCACACCACCCTGGAGCACTCGGACTGCGCCTTCATGGTGGACAACGAGGCCATCTACGACATCTGCCGCAGGAACCTGGACATCGGCCGTCCCACCTACACCAACCTGAACAGGCTGATCAGCCAGATCGTGTCCTCCATCACCGCGTCTCTGCGCTTCGACGGCGCTCTGAACGTGGACCTGACGGAGTTCCAGACCAACCTGGTGCCGTACCCCCGCATCCACTTCCCCCTGGCCACCTACGCCCCGGTCATCTCCGCCGAGAAGGCGTACCACGAGCAGCTGACCGTGGCCGAGATCACCAGCGCCTGCTTCGATTCGGCCAACCAGATGGTGAAGTGCGACCCTCGCCACGGCAAGTACATGGCGTGCTGCCTGCTGTACCGCGGCGACGTGGTGCCCAAAGACGTCAACGCCGCCATCGCCGCCATCAAGACCAAGCGCAGCATCCAGTTCGTGGACTGGTGTCCCACCGGCTTCAAGGTGGGCATCAACTACCAGCCTCCCACCGTGGTTCCTGGAGGAGACCTGGCCAAGGTGCAGAGGGCCGTGTGCATGCTCAGCAACACCACGGCCATCGCCGAGGCCTGGGCCCGGCTCGACCACAAGTTTGACCTCATGTACGCCAAGAGGGCCTTCGTCCACTGGTACGTGGGCGAGGGCATGGAGGAGGGGGAGTTCTCCGAGGCCCGCGAAGACATGGCCGCCCTGGAGAAGGACTACGAGGAGGTGGGAGTCGACTCCATCGAGGGAGAAgatgaggagggggaggagtaCTAGACGGGCCGGCCGGTCCAAAGCCtccatgttttcatttaagTTGA
This genomic window from Fundulus heteroclitus isolate FHET01 chromosome 6, MU-UCD_Fhet_4.1, whole genome shotgun sequence contains:
- the LOC118563460 gene encoding tubulin alpha-1B chain-like, with the protein product MRECISVHVGQAGVQIGNACWELYCLEHGIQPDGQMPSDATIGGGDDSFNTFFSETGAGKHVPRAVFVDLEPTVIDEVRTGTYRQLFHPEQLITGKEDAANNYARGHYTIGKEIIDPVLDRIRKLADQCTGLQGFLVFHSFGGGTGSGFTSLLMERLSVDYGKKSKLEFAVYPAPQVSTAVVEPYNAILTTHTTLEHSDCAFMVDNEAIYDICRRNLDIGRPTYTNLNRLISQIVSSITASLRFDGALNVDLTEFQTNLVPYPRIHFPLATYAPVISAEKAYHEQLTVAEITSACFDSANQMVKCDPRHGKYMACCLLYRGDVVPKDVNAAIAAIKTKRSIQFVDWCPTGFKVGINYQPPTVVPGGDLAKVQRAVCMLSNTTAIAEAWARLDHKFDLMYAKRAFVHWYVGEGMEEGEFSEAREDMAALEKDYEEVGVDSIEGEDEEGEEY